Genomic window (Carassius carassius chromosome 36, fCarCar2.1, whole genome shotgun sequence):
AGTTTTGCTGGTGCAagattaacatttatttcaaaaactgAGCAAATTTGAGAGCTCATGTGAAGCAAtgtttacagataaaaaaaagactGAGTATTATTTTCCTAGTATTACTGTTACTTATCCAGACTGTAACTTTGTAGTGTCTGCTAAGAGGCTAAATCAAACTTCTCCAAACTGAGTAAATACATATGATAAACTGAGAGGTGCAGAAATATACACAACCCTTAAGGCTGTTGGACTTGACACACTCTTATTACATTAGGCTGCTGCTTTGTTTGTGCTACATTGCCTCGGGTTCTTTTTGAAGTCAATCCAGTTTGACTAATGTTTTCCATAGACTTGCCTTTATTACTTTCTGAATTTCATATCTTCACATAGATTAGATATTAATTTGCATCCGAATTTAGGGGTTTTATGACTAATATAGTCTAATGTTCCAGTGAATCCACTCACAATGGGGCCTGTAGTTTATCCAGCACATTTTACTCAGATAAACCTAATAAAAGATTTAGGATTTTACTAAATTCATAGTTTGTGCGAGATGCATAATTCACATATGAAACTTTGGGATTTGAAGAACGGTATTTTCAAGATGTATCTTCCCTAGAATATTTACAACACTGGGTCAAAGATGACGTGTTATAATCAGGGGTTAAATTGGGCTGGAACTATCTGACGTCATTCTCCGCCCCTCGCTGTTACGGCGCTAAGCGGACATGACATCATAACCAACGCATTTTTACGCACTCTTCTTGGATCTAAGCGCGGTCCATTGGAGTTCATTAGAATTATTGTTTTTCTCTTTCATGCGTGTGAGGTAATATGCACAAAAGTTAATTTGACACGTTTAACGTTGATATATGTTTTAAGTTAACATGAATCCGACAGAACGTTTAGTCCTTTTTCAGAGGAAAAGATAATGTCCAGGCTACACAGTTAGCTGATAGTGGAGCTAGCTGGCTAACCTCTAAGCGCTAATATTACAGAAAAATATGTTTAGGCAAATTAAAGTGTTATGTTAAGGATAGACAGTGAAAGTGGTTAGTTAAGAAAGCGTTTTTTTCACTGATAACGTTTACTGGCACTGGAGTGTGAGAAGTACCTCACTTAGAGATGctgaatgttttgaaatgtgGCTGAATTGTAATgctgacattgtttttttttttcaggtttggtGTTGATCAGTGGTCTGAGTTTTCATGGCTGCACCTGCCCTGCAACAGCCCAGTTATCTTCTGGTTAGTACTAGATTCagctgtttatatattatattatatttctctGTCTAACCGTTGTGTCTTGCTGCCTGCAGGCCAATTTAAAGGCAGACTGGACCAATAAACCTCTTCATCAAAGATGTCACGAGTTGAGCAAAATTATAGACGATTACCCTGCAAAGGTACAGTTCTCTGATTTATTACATGCACGTGCGCATTTACAGTGTtgtgatacattttaaatttaaaaccattgcgaggcctttttttttttacccaacatAGGCAGTTTTTTGTTAGATCATCAGAACAATCTGTTGAGACAAATGCGCCATTGCCCATGTGTTCGAGTTTAAACGCAGTGTGGTCTTCTTGGCACATGGCACTGGACCAGCTGCTGTCCTGCTGGCGCTGCTTCCCCTCACCCGACTCGACTCAGTGCTGTCTgaatgaatgatttttgtttagtGTTGAACTCTGTGACTTCCTTTCTCAGATTaatttgacagtttgtttaagCCACACATGCCTGTTTCTTGCTTCATTTGTTGCCTAAGTCATTGTGAGGCCTTGGATTGCTTCGAGGATGGCATGCATGCGCCTCTgctcttaaaaagtcttaattgtgtATATATGACACACATTTGATTAGGAGCTGCATGCAATCTTTCCCTGGTTGGTGGAGAGTGTGTTCGGGAGCTTGGATGGAATCCTTAGTGGCTGGAACCTGCGGTTTCTGCAGGCTCGCTCGGCAGAGTACAACATCGCCATGAACTTCCTGGACCCAAGGTTCAGTTtatcttgtttgttttgtattattcagTATTGTGACTAGTATCACCAGTTTTTCAGAGTACAAATCATACTAACgtttaaaattataattgtatttatttttttgtaaagaaataaatgcttttattaagtTGACCAAATCGAcgttaaagacatttgtaatgttattacatttctatttcaaataaatgctgttcttctgaactttctgttcatctaacaatcctgggaaaaaaaaatgtggcactgaagactgtaTTAATGGCAGGTTTGTCATCATAGGGATGAattgaatatttgaaatataaatatttttataatattaaaatagatattgcctttctaataataatatttcgcaatatttcagtttttactgttaaaatagatgcagccttagtgagcaaaaGAGCACAAGTgctttttgaaaatattaaaaactcttaccgacctaaacttttgaatggaagtgtagATATTGAACTGTTGCTCTGTTGTAatccaattttaaatatttattcaacaGTGGTGCTATGATGAAATTGGTGTACAAACTGCAAGCTGAGGAATACAAGTATGAGTTTCCAGTCAGTTATCTGCCAGTAAgtatattaatttagttttttttttgtgcatcatCCCTGCCGTTATTATCAGTGTCTGCATTAATTTGTATTTTGCTTGCACAGGGTCCTATAAAGTCATCCATTCATGCTGGGGTTCTGCCAGACTGCCCTCTGTTTCATAATAAAATCCAGTTCCCCATGTCAGGCCTTCTATTGCTCAGTACGTCTTGGCTTTTTACAACCTAACTTTTGTATTATGctataaattgtattatataactttattataattgttaCAAAGCGGTTTCATCACTGTCTTTCTCTCACATAACATATCTGGTTTTAATCCTTCGCAGATCCTTTTGAATATTATATGTTCAGCGTTGCCTCCAGTCTCATTGCACCAAAGGTAAAAGCTCTTCCGCTGACATTTTGCAAGAACAAATGTACTGTTTACTTGATTTTCACACCCTGATGGTTATTTAACAGgattacaggattttattggctcataagttaatttaaatgttgtttaataACCTTTTCAGAACTACCCTCCAGGGCAACATGGGAGTTGCTCCGATAGCGCATACTTTGTGCTTGTCGACACCTACCTGAAGTACTTTCTCCCTACAGAGGGCAATGTGCCTCCATCACCTTTCTCGGACACCAGGGGAAATGTGGCCTCTCCTGCTCCAAGGTATCACGGTGTCATTTAAAAGATCCTTTTCTCAGCAAATAAGCTCCAGTTTTATATGGTTTTGTATTCTTCCTGTCCCAGGTCTCCCAGTGTGCCTTATGTTGGATACGGTGGTCACAACACCAGTTTGTTGAAGCGTCATATTACCCATCAGCCCTCAGTCAACGCTGACCCTGCTGCTCAAGAGATCTGGAGATCAGAGACATTATTGCAGGTAGGAGTTAACACGTGTTAACTTATGTCATTTGCGATGAGTGTTCTTCATGTTTTGCATGATTGTGTGTGTTTCTAAAGGTGTTTGTGGAAATGTGGCTCCATCACTATTCTCTGGAGATGTACCAGAAGCTGCAATCTCCTCAGGTGAAGGTAAGAATTTGTTACAGGCCCTCAGACCTACACACTCCCTTCCTCTGCGCACGGCTTGCTGGCTCCAACCATTCACCCTGCACTGCATAGGGACTGCTGCACGACACCCACCCAGACTCATGCACTTCATCTCCCTCTGTGAATGACACACATGTACTCTGTTTACAATTATACCCCTTGTCTTTCATAGCTGCAGTGTCAATATTTGCAATTTTTGGAAGCTTTGGGTAACTGAAAATATGGCAATCATTGCAGCTGACCCAGCATTTTTCattcttaaaaaatgtatttttgctaaattttaaatgtttatatactaCATCATATACTGCAAACTTGATTCGGTTATCAGCTTCATTTCAGATTGCACGAGCTCTGGATTTTAAATGAACATTCATGTCTTTTGTAGCTGGTTGTGGGCACTTCATCATCCTCTCAATCCAACGCATTTTAATCATATTGCTGATGTTTTTCATGTTATTTTGGTCATCTTGAAGCTTACTGAGGCCCCCTAGTGGTTTCTGACCCTTCAGTTGAGAACTGTTTGTGTACAACACGAATTTCCCATTAAATTCTATTTCCCCTGTGCTCAAAGACTACAGTTAATATCAACCCAATGTTATATGGCTGCTAAATATAGAATGGGATAAAAGAGAAATGCAGctttttaattcatgtttaatttGTTCTCTGTTGTTTGATGATTTGGGAAAAACAAGCATGGTACACACTGGGCATGCGATTGAAGTGGTCGAGTTATTGCTTCATGTCTGAGTCTGCATGATGCCGTCCGCTGGCTTCTTGATACGTCTTCTGTCTTTGTTCTTTGGTTGTGAGGTGTATGCAAGCTTTTGGTGTCTCTGGCTTCCGAGTCTATTTCCCTGTCCGTGTGTTATTTACAGTCAGTATATTAGGGCAAGTCTCCCTCCAGTCAGCCCAGAGCATATTAATTCTGGCATCATGTTCTTCCGAACcattatactgttttttttttccatgcaaaaaaattaaaaagaattctgatcattataaaataatataatgttatataaaatgttatttaaaataaattatttatataaaataaaataattataataatataaattatataatttatttatttatttatttattatactttcaTATACCACGGTTCAGAAGTGCAGGGTTGGTAAGATTACCATTTTAATATTCTCACTaaggctgtttttatttgattcaaaaatacagtaaaacagtaatgttgtgaaattaccatgaatttatattttatatgaactatatttatgtaaaatttcCATACTATGAACACTGTATACTAGTTTAATgatttggaatgaaatgaggatgagtaaataacaaCATTGTTTTTGGGGGGTGAACGGTTTAACTCTGAGGATGAAAATTCACATTATTAATGTGTAATTCTATTTGCATGGACTGACTTTAGCACAAATCAGTAATTTGTCTGAAATAGAGTAAATCGGTGACTCCTATCAGAGTGTTTCATGGTGAAAACTTTAAAGATGCAGTGTCTCCTTTTCTGCTTTTATGAGCtccatttgtttagttttttttttaaatgatagcaaTTTGACAAAACTGCAAAGCCAAAGGTAATATAACATACTTCATAAAACAGACACTTTACTTGAGAATCAAGGCACAGATTAGAAAAATTTTTCCTTGGTTGCCTTTACTTCATTTCCCAGGCTTCCTGAGGCAAACAATCTGACAGTCTTAAGTCTAGTTAGCATCATTCCCAAATGTGTTTTGCTTTAGAAAATGTCAGTACCAGAAAAGCAGTTACACACCATTTTCTATGtaattttcattcaaataaatccTTTGGCATATTTTCATCATACATATTTAGAAAATCAAAGCATGCCGCTTAACATTACAATGGTGGTACACAAGTGGTGCGAAAAGGACAACTGCATCATCTTCATGTTCATTGCATTTCTCTTTTGTGGTCAATATCGATTTGcctctttctttccttttgtaCACCCCCATTTCGGTCCTGACTATGTCCAACTATTTCTTCTTGGATTGCACTCTTGTCCTTTTTTTCCTTTCTATTCTCATGTTCACTGCCCTGCTCCTCTCCCCTTTTCTTCCTTTCCTCCCCCCACTGTGTTCCTCTCTTCCGTCTCCCCTTCCCTCACCTCCACCCGTTTGTGATGGGTCCTTCAGCTGGCGTTGTTGCAGTACCGCCTCAGTATGTCCAGCATGCTGTGCCAACCCCCCGCCCCACCAGGCTCTGGGACCCTCCACACATACCAAGTACTTTTACCTATTCATTCAGTTCCACGGGCTTCCTGGAGGTAACCTAAGATTAGATAGGAGTTAGACTAGGGGTTGGTTTTAACACTGAAGATTTAGGCAAGTCTTATGTTGGGAGATTTGGTCTGATTATAATGTGTGATTCAATTCATGTGACTAATTAGTCTTGTGACTTACTAAATTATTAGGATATTGTGATGTTGAGCGCTTGTAAATGtgagaaatgtctttttttttttttcttttttttttttaagcatgtcaATTTTTATGTAGATTTTAACCCGTCTTATGTGAGTTACTCTTTTTATTTATCTTGATCTTTTTGTGGTGTTTGTTCTTGTGCCTTCAACTATGCAAACACTACTGCACTGCACTACACAGAATATGCAGACCAAATTGCTCAGACAtctttttgtttgattgtttttgaaaataccttgtttgtatttatgaagcCTCAAGTATGATAAAATATTACACTGTGGATATCATGTAAGGGGTTCTTGTCAATCAGGCTATCCTGTTTACACCTGGCATTGACATCCATCTCAGATGATCTGATCAAAAGTGGATAGACGAGACACTTGGTAGTAACAAACATCACTGGGATGGATGGTCTCATTTTTGCAGTTTTGTTACCACATTTAGCttctaaattaacttttaaactcttttaaagagtatttaaattctatttaaatatattttttaaattagtctttaattatatatttgaacTATAGCAAAACCAGTGttagagaaaaatatatatttttaatatttatgtgtgGTTTTATTTGAAGTTGTCTTAAATTTATAAGAACATTGATGCAAACCATTACTACTCTATTGAAATCAGTGGATTTAATCAATTAACTTTTCAGTCACTGCATGTAAATGTCAGAGAAACTGGATAAAACCAGGTATAAATGGGCTCTTAGATGTTATTAATGCTCTTAAAAATCTGACTTGTGTTTGGACAATTTCTTAGGAGCCCTTCACGCCTTCGGAGGAGCACGTCCTTGTTGTGCGTCTCCTGGTCAAGCATCTGCACGCCTTCTCCAACAGCCTGAAGCAGGAGTCAATCTCCTCCTCACCCTCTGCCCACTCCCACAGCAGTCCACTGGAAGAGCTCAAGCGGTGGGTTTTTATAGCCTGCAAGCCTCTGTCACCTCACCTAAAGAATCAGGCTCTAGAACTAAAACATCTGTAAATCTAAGCTGGCATGTCGTAAAGAGGAGCTATTCACCCGATCAGGCACCGGGGACTTGATTGAGCTGTCTTCTGTTTTACTGCTCTGTCAATAAGCCTCCACTCTGTCTCCCTTAGTGTGGTGGTACAGAGGTTTGTCCAGCAAAAGCTGTATGTCTTCCTACAACACTGCTTTGGTCACTGGCCTTTGGATGCCTCATTCAGAGCGGTAAATGTCCTTGAGTGCACCCTGATGTTTGGAGCCTACTTTTATACATTGGCAATAAACATTATGCACTGTTCAAAACATAGTGAGCACCAAATGGATGTATTAAATTTAATGCgatgtgtttttgttatttaggTACTAGAGACATGGCTTAGTTACATTCAACCCTGGAGAtacactggagaaaaaaacaacatgcaaGCAGACATCCAAAACCGAACAGTTCCCGACAAATGGTATTTTATATATTAGGTGCTTGATAAAAGATtacatgcactactgttcaataGTTAATACTTTCTTCATGAGTGCaccaaattgatcaaaagtgacagcaaaaacaataatataaaaatcaaatcaaTGAAACCTTGGTTAACATTCAACATGATTCAGATCAGTGTTTACAAACCAGGTCTTTGTCATCCACAGGGTCTCATTTGTGCAGGAGAATCTGCTTATGTACACTAAGCTTTTCCAGGGCTTCTTGAATCGAGCCATGCGCACAGACTTGGTCAATGCCAAAAA
Coding sequences:
- the LOC132117121 gene encoding sphingomyelin phosphodiesterase 4 isoform X2 is translated as MAAPALQQPSYLLANLKADWTNKPLHQRCHELSKIIDDYPAKELHAIFPWLVESVFGSLDGILSGWNLRFLQARSAEYNIAMNFLDPSGAMMKLVYKLQAEEYKYEFPVSYLPGPIKSSIHAGVLPDCPLFHNKIQFPMSGLLLLNPFEYYMFSVASSLIAPKNYPPGQHGSCSDSAYFVLVDTYLKYFLPTEGNVPPSPFSDTRGNVASPAPRSPSVPYVGYGGHNTSLLKRHITHQPSVNADPAAQEIWRSETLLQVFVEMWLHHYSLEMYQKLQSPQVKEPFTPSEEHVLVVRLLVKHLHAFSNSLKQESISSSPSAHSHSSPLEELKRVVVQRFVQQKLYVFLQHCFGHWPLDASFRAVLETWLSYIQPWRYTGEKNNMQADIQNRTVPDKWVSFVQENLLMYTKLFQGFLNRAMRTDLVNAKNGLMVFRVAKVFVQPNLSEMIQKAEQLFLEPEHAILQRQNRVFLTPSHGGSFLSSRQPVGTDSVFKVKSHVYSLEGQDCQYNLMFGPDLRKNVLKLIQIIAQARQTAKRISDHSTEMAANNSFLSWFGVGSSDHNNTFTRGEMDDMGEGVKKTHEFLDKALDYLCQIFRLNTGQLSQLMVNVASVDDEGASKQLPDCIPSENGLVLTDLGRLQIINGHRRFEIDYHGDPELQPIRSYENAFLVRLMFQISSFINARFGDHMEALCSRQDLLGSIGRHYLSSSSKVAEQRQKSPVTRPMRDHPQRARLSLRVLASYRTLLILLLLYMLFALLSFGALSSTGLILIVSFLYELLLNFFHKKLKTQ
- the LOC132117121 gene encoding sphingomyelin phosphodiesterase 4 isoform X1 — protein: MAAPALQQPSYLLANLKADWTNKPLHQRCHELSKIIDDYPAKELHAIFPWLVESVFGSLDGILSGWNLRFLQARSAEYNIAMNFLDPSGAMMKLVYKLQAEEYKYEFPVSYLPGPIKSSIHAGVLPDCPLFHNKIQFPMSGLLLLNPFEYYMFSVASSLIAPKNYPPGQHGSCSDSAYFVLVDTYLKYFLPTEGNVPPSPFSDTRGNVASPAPRSPSVPYVGYGGHNTSLLKRHITHQPSVNADPAAQEIWRSETLLQVFVEMWLHHYSLEMYQKLQSPQVKLALLQYRLSMSSMLCQPPAPPGSGTLHTYQEPFTPSEEHVLVVRLLVKHLHAFSNSLKQESISSSPSAHSHSSPLEELKRVVVQRFVQQKLYVFLQHCFGHWPLDASFRAVLETWLSYIQPWRYTGEKNNMQADIQNRTVPDKWVSFVQENLLMYTKLFQGFLNRAMRTDLVNAKNGLMVFRVAKVFVQPNLSEMIQKAEQLFLEPEHAILQRQNRVFLTPSHGGSFLSSRQPVGTDSVFKVKSHVYSLEGQDCQYNLMFGPDLRKNVLKLIQIIAQARQTAKRISDHSTEMAANNSFLSWFGVGSSDHNNTFTRGEMDDMGEGVKKTHEFLDKALDYLCQIFRLNTGQLSQLMVNVASVDDEGASKQLPDCIPSENGLVLTDLGRLQIINGHRRFEIDYHGDPELQPIRSYENAFLVRLMFQISSFINARFGDHMEALCSRQDLLGSIGRHYLSSSSKVAEQRQKSPVTRPMRDHPQRARLSLRVLASYRTLLILLLLYMLFALLSFGALSSTGLILIVSFLYELLLNFFHKKLKTQ